Proteins from a genomic interval of Cucumis melo cultivar AY chromosome 7, USDA_Cmelo_AY_1.0, whole genome shotgun sequence:
- the LOC103494465 gene encoding lipid droplet phospholipase 1, translated as MENGVSDNGVCSSESVNGGQDVWSSKESDSLSADHLVVMVNGIMGSSTDWRYAAEQFVKRLPDKVFVHCSERNVSKLTLDGVDVMGDRLAEEILEVIQRKPNLRKISFVAHSVGGLVARYAIGKLYRPPETEQLEAPSTNGQPQESSGTIGGLEPVNFVTVATPHLGSRGNKQVPFLFGLTAIEKIASLIIHWILRRTGEHLFMTDDDGGKPPLVQRMIEDQGEYYFMSALKSFKRRVVYSNVDYDHFVGWRTSSIRRINELPKWEDAVNEKYPHIVYEERCKGTDSEKIEPTSAEVSYPARLEEELVTGLSRLSWEKVDVSFHKSRQRLAAHSIIQVKDHTAHIEGADVIDHIIDHFQT; from the exons ATGGAAAACGGCGTTTCTGATAACGGTGTCTGCTCCTCAGAGTCGGTGAACGGCGGCCAAGATGTTTGGAGCTCTAAAGAGAGTGATTCTCTCTCCGCCGACCATCTTGTTGTCATGGTCAATGGCATAATGGGGAG TTCCACAGATTGGCGGTATGCTGCAGAGCAATTTGTTAAAAGGCTTCCTGACAAGGTTTTTGTTCATT GTAGTGAGCGAAATGTGTCTAAATTGACTCTAGACGGTGTCGATGTGATGGGAGATCGATTGGCTGAAGAG ATTCTTGAAGTGATTCAGAGAAAGCCCAATCTACGGAAGATCTCCTTTGTTGCTCATTCTGTGGGAGGATTAGTAGCAAGGTATGCCATTGGAAAACTATATAGACCGCCTGAGACTGAGCAATTAGAGGCGCCATCTACAAATGGACAACCTCAAGAGTCATCTGGTACAATAGGTGGTCTGGAGCCCGTCAACTTTGTCACTGTTGCCACACCTCACCTTGGTTCAAGGGGTAATAAGCAG GTTCCATTTCTTTTTGGCCTAACGGCCATTGAGAAAATTGCAAGTTTGATTATCCATTGGATACTTAGAAGAACAGGCGaacacctttttatgactgatGATGATGGAGGAAAGCCTCCACTGGTTCAACGCATGATAGAAGATCAAGGCGAATACTATTTCAT GTCTGCGTTGAAGTCTTTCAAGCGCAGGGTTGTCTACTCTAATGTTGACTATGACC ATTTTGTTGGTTGGAGAACATCATCAATTAGACGTATAAATGAGTTGCCAAAG TGGGAAGATGCGGTCAATGAAAAGTATCCTCATATTGTTTATGAAGAACGCTGCAAGGGTACTGATTCTGAGAAGATTGAACCAACGTCAGCGGAAGTTAGCTATCCTGCTAGGCTGGAAG AGGAATTGGTGACGGGTCTATCTCGTTTGTCATGGGAAAAAGTAGATGTTAGTTTTCATAAATCAAGACAGAGGCTTGCAGCTCATAGCATTATTCAG GTGAAAGATCACACCGCGCACATAGAAGGAGCCGATGTCATAGATCACATAATCGATCATTTTCAAACTTGA